The Mangrovimonas cancribranchiae nucleotide sequence TGGCCAATAACATTTTTGATAAAGAGTACATATCTAACGGGTATTACTATACTTACGATGATACTTGGACAGACCCTAACCAAGTAACCACTATAGAAGGTGCAGGATATTACCCACAAGCTACGGCTAACTTTTTGTTAGGCGCAACGTTAAAATTTTAAACGTTATGTTTCTCTAAGTTCTATTGGTACGAACTTAACCTAAAGCCCAAACACTTTGTTTGGGCTTTTTTTACGGAAAAACCGTAATGTGTTTAGTGCTTTTTCGATGAAAGTTACAAAATATTAAAAATTTGTTGCGTAAATAGATTTTTTTTTTTTTTAGGTTTGGAATGTCTGAAAATCAAGGCGAGTTAAGTAAGAAGTCTCTCAAATAGGTTTTTAGGCAAAATTGTTGCAACATAACTAGCGCTAGTTTTTAATCTTTCCCCCTTGTATTATAATTAATAGCGCTAAAAAGACTTCTTATAAAAGGCTTCTAAAATTTAGACTTCTTAAACGAATTATTTGTTTAATCAACCAAAACTTAACTGGTTTAAATTTTAGTATTATGAAAAAATTAATGAGATATTCTTTAATGTCTTTCTTTTCTATTTTATTCTTTTCCTGTTCTTTGAATAATGATTCTGAAGATATAAATAATAGTATAATTAAAGAGAATGAACATCTGAATAAAAATTCATCTGGATTGAGTGATGACATTAACTTTATAAATCTTGTACTTGAAATGGAGAGCTTTAAATCTTTTATTAATCAGGTAATAGTAAATAACAACCTTTCTCTTTCAGAAGTGGAATTAGAATTAGAAGAATTGAATTCATTAAATTACGATTATGAGAATCAAATAAGTAAAGTTAACCTAATTTTTAATGAAGATGTTAGTTCAGCTTACATTACGCATGTTGAAAATTTCAATGAAGCTTGGTTGAAAATTCAAACTGATTATCCAGATTTGGATGAAGTCTCAATTAAAGATTCTTATGCGACTGTACTTGAGAAAACGGATGCAAATGGAAGTGTAATTGGATTTGAATGTGGTTGGAGATATAATCTTTGTATCGCAGGAGCTGGTGCAGCTGCAGTTTTATGTCACGCTGGGTGTGATACAACAGCTTTAGCTACTACAGGTGGATTAGGGATTCCAGCCTGCATATGGTTGTGTGGAACGGTTCAAGTTGCAGCAAGTGCAGCCTGTTATGATCAATATTGTAATTAAAAAATTAATATTATGAAAAGTGACAAATCAAAAGAACGCAGAAAAATTTTACAAAGCAAATTTGGTTCTGCATTTATAATATTTTATGTTTTTAACTCATTGATGTTTTTTATATTTCCTGATAAACTGTTAGGAAACACATATATATTAATCGGTTACATCATTGCTTGTACTATTTTTCTTTATGTTTTTTATAATTTTAAAAAGAAATTAAAGTAAAGCTATTTACAAGAAAAATAATGTTTTTTCTAACAGCGATTTTAATCGCTGTTAGTTTTTCATGTAAGCAAACGGCATCTGTAATCTACGGAACCAATAAACCATTAAAAGAGAAGTCTTATTACATAAAGAAATTTGAACGAAAAAGCATAATCCAGATAAGGTTTTCTTTATTGATGAAACAAGCGTTGAATCGAAACTTCAATTTCTAATGGCTTTCCATTCCAACGCCCACTATTATTATTTTGGAACAATTTATAACAATAACAATCAATTACAGTTTAAAGACAATCAAGGGGTAGAATTATGGTGTAAGCAGGTCATAAAAAATTTAAAGGACGAAGAAACATTCCAATTTCACAAAATGCCTAACACTAAACAGGCACTTTTTGAAAACTTCCATTTTAAAAATTCACTCGATGAAAAATTTCAATTAGAAAATATTGAAAATAAAATCATTATATTTATATACAATCATAGTATGGGGAATATTTTTTTTAAAGATGCCAAAGAGATTATTGCTTTCTCAAAAAGTAACCCCGAATTTGATTATGTAATTTTAGTAACCGATTTTTTCTAGAGATTTTTAGTTTTTCTATGAAAGTACTACATATATTAATCGTTTTGTATCTATTGCCAATAACGCTATTGGCTCAAAATCCTTTCGATCAAGAAAAATCCTTGAAATTAAGTTCTAGTGATAGCTTTGGCTTTAAGTCAGATTCAATAGCTTTTAACAGTCTTGTTAAAGGGAATCAGAAACCAACTGTAATGGTTAATGGAATAAGTTTGGAAAGCAATTTAAGGTGCTCTAAACCGCTTAATCAAAATTTAAATCAGAACAATACCAAAACAGACTTCAGCTTGTATAAAAAAGACAATGGTTTGAGACAGATGACTTTTAAACAAACTTTTCCGGCTTATAAAGATCCAACAAAACGGTGGCACTACAAGTTTGTTGATAATTGTGATTAGAACTAATTATTCCAAACCCTAATAATATTTCCATTTACTTCAACAAAGTAACGGCGTAACGCATATTGGCCTGTCGTACCTTCTCTACCTAAACCTGTTAAAACATCATAAGAGTTGTCATCGTCGCAATTGCAAGTGGCAATAATCCCTTCAACAGTAAGTTTAGAGCATGTTCGTAAACCATGATTAGGATCGGTTATTTCAAAAGCATTGTAACCGCTACCCGTATTCATAACCACAATACCATTAATGCCATAAGCCGAGTTGTCTATTACTACAGGGTTATTAGGAAACGTTAAGTTGTTAAACTGTGGTAGGTTAGTGTTAATTAACGTACCCGTATCAAACGCTACATTAGGTAAATTTTGGTTATTGTCGTTGTCATCGTCACTTTTACTACAAGATGTAACAAAAAAGAAAGCAAACAAACCAAGTAACAAGGCATTTTTCATAGCATGAATTTTGGGTGTAAGTTACAAAAAAAGATAACTGATATAAATATTTTGTATATTTGTGTAACAATCTCGTGAAAACGGGATTTTTGTATTTTAATACACATAGTTAGATGGCTAGTAAACAGCTTGAAATAACACAAGAATGTTGAAAGAAATCTTGCTTTAAATGTCCATAAAATTGTTGGAATATAGGGTAAAAGCTGTATTATTAATTTAAAAATGAAGTTATGAGTAACGTATCTTATTACACAGCCGAAGGATTAAAAAATTTAAGAGAAGAGTTAAATCAATTAAAAGATATCGAGCGTCCTAAAGCTTCTCAAGCTATTGCAGAAGCAAGAGATAAAGGCGATTTAAGTGAAAACGCCGAGTACGATGCCGCCAAAGAAGCCCAAGGCTTATTAGAAATGAAAATTTCTAAACTAGAAGAAACCTTAGCCAACGCTAGGTTAATAGACGAGTCGCAATTAGACACCTCAAAAGTATTAGTGCTTTCTAAGGTAAAAATTAAAAACCAAGCCAATGGTATGGAAATGAACTATACTTTGGTGGCCGAAAGTGAAGCCGATTTAGCCTCAGGAAAAATCTCGGTAAACTCGCCAATTGGTAAAGGGTTACTAGGGAAATCTGTAGGCGACGTAGCCGAAATACAAGTCCCTAACGGTAAGATTAATTTTGAGATTATTGAAATTTCAAGATAAAAATTTATACAGAAAATAAACGAAAAAACATTCCTGTTAAGTTAATTTAGCAGGAATTTCTTTTTATATTTAATTGAATATTAACACTGATCTATTACAAATGGCTTCTATATTTACAAAAATTATTAATGGCGATATACCATGCTATAAAATAGCCGAAACCGATGAGTTTTTTGCATTTTTGGATATAAACCCAAACTCTAAAGGACATACGTTGTGTATTCCTAAAAAAGAAGTCGATAAAATTTTTGATTTAGATGAAGCAACTTACATGGGGTTAATGGCATTTTCCAGACAGGTTGCCTTAGCTATAGAAAAAGTAATCCCTTGTGAACGTGTAGGCATGTCGGTTATTGGTTTGGAAGTACCACATGTGCATGTGCATTTAATTCCTCTGCGTTCTATGGAAGATGCTAAATTTACAAGTAAAGATACCTTAACTCCAGACGAATTTCAAGAGGTTGCTACTGCCATAAAACAAGCGCTGTAATAATTCCGGCAGCCACGATAATTGAAACACCAATAATTAACCAAGCTAATTGTTTTAATTTTGTAGACGCCTTTTTAGGAATAAAAGCGCGTTGGTGGTAATTGTACACACGGTCAATATCGTC carries:
- the greA gene encoding transcription elongation factor GreA, whose protein sequence is MSNVSYYTAEGLKNLREELNQLKDIERPKASQAIAEARDKGDLSENAEYDAAKEAQGLLEMKISKLEETLANARLIDESQLDTSKVLVLSKVKIKNQANGMEMNYTLVAESEADLASGKISVNSPIGKGLLGKSVGDVAEIQVPNGKINFEIIEISR
- a CDS encoding HIT family protein gives rise to the protein MASIFTKIINGDIPCYKIAETDEFFAFLDINPNSKGHTLCIPKKEVDKIFDLDEATYMGLMAFSRQVALAIEKVIPCERVGMSVIGLEVPHVHVHLIPLRSMEDAKFTSKDTLTPDEFQEVATAIKQAL